One genomic window of Lepeophtheirus salmonis chromosome 5, UVic_Lsal_1.4, whole genome shotgun sequence includes the following:
- the Tmem131 gene encoding transmembrane protein 131 isoform X1, translating to MCYFHLKSASCSINIRHFLLILSFLGTLCTRVGITVSQDHAYIPTEDNLLYLVEDMVVPIKTEEAFPKDSPESWKDENGPITVLGSPIGFEPGELDFGAQPIGVPVLRKVRIHNLNAESSIQMLSVSGNTIHFHCSFFAAKVIPPLGNTTFDVVFLSREKKGPVENTLYVHTSAGSFRFNVKARGAGDPYGLGPMTGIKLPLNTTYNRTISLHNPGPEPIQVLEMISSGSNDLSLVSPDGEIERPENSWTIPPFTTKVLMLAKFFARKEKNYTAYIRIRTNATFYPGKFLYVPFEALVVENVGIFAPDPLLDFGTFVLGIKEEPVSKDCNVYSTSFKKAMQIHLRFEENLRPKYIAPHLPLASPYLTSVATFSFTPFKEGLFEGFIEISTLDKLYKVIWKYRALVLNGSLSYDKNSTSFYVGDESNQFLQRKFSLKNNFKVPVKITGLKKLYKSSHPSLQSFHPVVLSPYEKKDILVITYNMSKDIDKEDLIQESTIHILTDVYNLNVTFNIYDGKIQKYLPDSPSQEYLDFGSLGMAVTRDSAFILTNRNPVNVSILKMNSNCSGCSLECSEELWKKILAGESITFCLRIVTSENEGSVQAQIFIKTEYESLTIPLKYRVVRGSLTTVPEDLEFDPVFPGEKAELKLTVYSSFAQEMITSDVNTIPKDNSFTFQHGVLRGRNVIMSVEKSYIGKVIFDPAQECRMTQSCYVGFEMGSKLGQFWLSAFNTTTRMEIMEITEIIVKILRQRYIFSLNSQKTSTDFYYDDFISRNLPSLVNNVTLSLNTNQIRGFLFRAKTKMIWPFVVQEEKINFSYTQIGNSSVGYCNLKNPSSVYPLFVHLVTVPREESPFQILALESEEPIQGLPHSTQKNSKSFILPPSNSVRVKLLFRPTKVFAEADNLLVRNNLTGGEVVWLVGHGSKPSFRFDFWDTTSERVKGPIGTLEFKITEKDLKVCGQSGQLEHSYQALTVRNSFNAKNIGQVPIWILGFYIGEYPCEGNGFKVMDCKPFRLDPNSARDIDIAFTPDFTVSYVMQNLHINSTLNKELLNYTLRASIPASMLSVCAAVLPRPIWETWIYYILNIGLFLVFFGVLFAAIFEADCIWSFYDSSTTSSVSEVPKFEDVEDIEYPEDTNCKSEGLRHRRIYRRRSSNNKCTEEGNYRSTTGIKGHINSLLDMVVPRSKSKSPSKSPSIEEPKPPLPKLCAPSSINGYKNKKKKQRNINKKRLR from the exons CATATATTCCGACTGAGGATAATCTTCTATACTTGGTAGAAGATATGGTCGTTCCCATCAAAACAGAGGAA GCTTTTCCCAAAGATTCGCCTGAGAGCTG GAAGGATGAGAATGGTCCCATTACAGTTCTTGGAAGTCCAATCGGGTTTGAACCCGGGGAGCTCGACTTCGGAGCCCA ACCGATTGGGGTTCCCGTACTTCGAAAAGTACGAATTCACAATTTAAATGCTGAAAGTAGCATACAAATGCTTTCTGTCTCGGGGAATACGATACATTTTCATTGTTCATTCTTCGCAGCAAAG GTGATACCTCCATTGGGAAATACTACGTTCGATGTTGTTTTTCTTAGCCGAGAAAAGAAAGGACCGGTGGAGAACACGCTCTATGTGCACACTTCTGCGGGTAGTTTTCGTTTCAACGTGAAAGCTCGAGGTGCGGGGGATCCCTATGGATTAGGTCCTATGACGGGAATTAAGTTACCCTTGAATACGACTTATAATCGAACAATATCCCTTCATAATCCGGGTCCAGAGCCTATTCAAGTCCTGGAAATGATATCTTCAGGAAGTAATGATCTCAGCTTGGTATCGCCTGACGGTGAAATAGAAAGACCTGAAAACTCATGGACCATTCCTCCATTCACTACTAAAGTTCTTATGCTAGCAAAATTCTTTgcaagaaaggaaaaaaactatACGGCTTACATCCGTATCCGCACAAATGCAACATTCTATCCTGGAAAGTTCCTTTATGTTCCATTTGAGGCACTGGTAGTTGAAAATGTTGGAATATTTGCTCCAGATCCTTTATTGGATTTTGGAACTTTTGTTCTTGGAATCAAGGAAGAGCCAGTTTCTAAAGACTGTAATGTATATAGTACAAGTTTCAAAAAAGCTATGCAAATACATCTAAGATTTGAAGAAAATCTTCGACCCAAATATATTGCCCCTCATCTCCCTCTTGCTTCCCCCTACCTAACATCAGTGGCCACCTTTTCCTTCACTCCTTTTAAAGAAGGTTTATTTGAAGGATTTATTGAAATCAGTACATTGGATAAATTGTATAAAGTTATTTGGAAATATAGGGCTTTGGTTCTTAATGGTTCCCTATCTTATGATAAAAATTCTACATCCTTCTATGTTGGAGATGAGTCGAATCAATTTTTACAGAGAAAGTTTTCTTTAAAGAACAATTTTAAAGTACCTGTAAAAATTACTGgtttaaaaaagctttataaaTCATCTCATCCATCTCTACAAAGTTTTCATCCGGTCGTATTGTCACCTTATGAAAAGAAAGATATTCTAGTCATTACTTATAATATGTCTAAAGATATTGACAAGGAAGATTTAATTCAAGAATCAACTATACACATATTAActgatgtatataatttgaatgttacatttaatatttatgatggTAAAATTCAGAAG TACTTACCCGATTCCCCTAGTCAAGAATATTTAGATTTTGGAAGTCTCGGAATGGCTGTTACCCGTGACTCAGCATTCATTTTGACAAATCGTAATCCGGTTAAcgtttcaattttgaaaatgaactcAAATTGTTCCGGGTGTTCCTTAGAGTGCTCAGAAGAACTATGGAAGAAGATTCTCGCTGGTGAAAGTATAACTTTTTGCCTCAGAATTGTAACATCGGAGAATGAAGGATCCGTCCAagctcaaatttttataaaaacagaatATGAGTCTTTAACTATTCCACTCAAGTATAGAGTTGTGCGTGGATCATTGACAACTGTTCCTGAAGACTTGGAATTCGATCCTGTTTTTcct GGGGAAAAGGCTGAACTCAAATTAACTGTTTATTCATCTTTCGCTCAAGAAATGATAACAAGTGATGTGAATACTATTCCGAAAGATAATAGTTTTACTTTTCAACATGGAGTACTCAGAGGACGAAACGTAATCATGTCTGTTGAGAAGAGTTACAttggaaaagtaatatttgatcCAGCCCAAGAATGCAGAATGACACAGTCATGCTATGTTGGATTTGAAATGGGGAGCAAGC TTGGCCAATTTTGGTTATCAGCGTTCAATACTACTACGAGAATGGAAATAATGGAAATAACcgaaattattgttaaaattctTAGACAGagatatattttctctttgaatTCCCAAAAGACATCAACTGACTTTTATTATGATGATTTTATTTCTCGGAATCTACCATCCTTAGTCAATAACGTCACATTGAGTCTCAACACCAATCAAATCAGAGGATTTTTGTTTAGAGCCAAAACTAAAATGATTTGGCCATTTGTAGTtcaggaagaaaaaattaacttttcctATACACAAATCGGGAATTCATCCGTCGGTTActgtaatttgaaaaatccaagttCTGTATATCCACTTTTTGTTCATTTAGTTACAGTACCAAGGGAAGAGTCTCCCTTTCAAATCCTTGCTCTTGAATCCGAAGAACCTATTCAAGGACTACCTCACTCgactcaaaaaaattcaaagtcttttATTCTTCCACCTAGCAATTCCGTTAGAGTCAAATTACTGTTTCGTCCTACTAAAGTATTCGCTGAAGCAGATAATTTATTAGTACGGAATAATTTAACGGGAGGAGAGGTTGTTTGGTTAGTTGGACATGGATCAAAGCCATCATTCAGATTTGATTTTTGGGACACGACTAGTGAAAGAGTTAAAGGGCCCATTGGTactttagaatttaaaattactgAAAAAGATCTGAAAGTGTGTGGTCAATCTGGACAACTTGAACATTCCTATCAAGCATTAACTGTGCGGAATTCTTTTAATGCCAAAAATATTGGTCAAGTTCCCATATGGATTCTTGGATTTTATATTGGAGAATACCCTTGTGAAGGAAATGGTTTTAAAGTTATGGATTGTAAACCTTTTCGTCTTGATCCTAACTCTGCCAGGGATATCGATATTGCATTTACTCCTGATTTCACTGTTAGTTATGTGATGCAAAACCTTCATATTAATTCAACTTTGAATAAAGAACTACTGAACTACACGCTAAGGGCTTCCATTCCTGCAAGTATGCTCTCTGTGTGCGCAGCTGTTCTTCCACGACCCATTTGGGAAACAtggatatattatattcttaatattgGACTGTTTCTAGTTTTCTTTGGTGTTCTGTTCGCAGCAATATTTGAAGCAGATTGTATTTGGTCCTTTTATGATAGCTCTACTACATCTAGTGTAAGCGAAGTTCCGAAATTTGAAGATGTCGAAGATATTGAATATCCTGAAGATACAAATTGTAAATCAGAAGGCTTAAGACACAGGAGAATTTATCGAAGAAGGTcttctaataataaatgtacTGAAGAGGGGAATTATCGTTCAACTACTGGTATCAAAGGACATATAAACTCTTTATTGGATATGGTTGTGCCTAGGTCGAAATCGAAGTCCCCTTCGAAATCTCCATCTATTGAGGAACCTAAACCTCCTCTTCCAAAGTTGTGTGCTCCCTCTTCTATTAAtgggtataaaaataaaaagaagaaacagagaaatattaacaaaaaaaggcTTAGATGA
- the Tmem131 gene encoding transmembrane protein 131 isoform X2: MRMVPLQFLEVQSGLNPGSSTSEPSKPIGVPVLRKVRIHNLNAESSIQMLSVSGNTIHFHCSFFAAKVIPPLGNTTFDVVFLSREKKGPVENTLYVHTSAGSFRFNVKARGAGDPYGLGPMTGIKLPLNTTYNRTISLHNPGPEPIQVLEMISSGSNDLSLVSPDGEIERPENSWTIPPFTTKVLMLAKFFARKEKNYTAYIRIRTNATFYPGKFLYVPFEALVVENVGIFAPDPLLDFGTFVLGIKEEPVSKDCNVYSTSFKKAMQIHLRFEENLRPKYIAPHLPLASPYLTSVATFSFTPFKEGLFEGFIEISTLDKLYKVIWKYRALVLNGSLSYDKNSTSFYVGDESNQFLQRKFSLKNNFKVPVKITGLKKLYKSSHPSLQSFHPVVLSPYEKKDILVITYNMSKDIDKEDLIQESTIHILTDVYNLNVTFNIYDGKIQKYLPDSPSQEYLDFGSLGMAVTRDSAFILTNRNPVNVSILKMNSNCSGCSLECSEELWKKILAGESITFCLRIVTSENEGSVQAQIFIKTEYESLTIPLKYRVVRGSLTTVPEDLEFDPVFPGEKAELKLTVYSSFAQEMITSDVNTIPKDNSFTFQHGVLRGRNVIMSVEKSYIGKVIFDPAQECRMTQSCYVGFEMGSKLGQFWLSAFNTTTRMEIMEITEIIVKILRQRYIFSLNSQKTSTDFYYDDFISRNLPSLVNNVTLSLNTNQIRGFLFRAKTKMIWPFVVQEEKINFSYTQIGNSSVGYCNLKNPSSVYPLFVHLVTVPREESPFQILALESEEPIQGLPHSTQKNSKSFILPPSNSVRVKLLFRPTKVFAEADNLLVRNNLTGGEVVWLVGHGSKPSFRFDFWDTTSERVKGPIGTLEFKITEKDLKVCGQSGQLEHSYQALTVRNSFNAKNIGQVPIWILGFYIGEYPCEGNGFKVMDCKPFRLDPNSARDIDIAFTPDFTVSYVMQNLHINSTLNKELLNYTLRASIPASMLSVCAAVLPRPIWETWIYYILNIGLFLVFFGVLFAAIFEADCIWSFYDSSTTSSVSEVPKFEDVEDIEYPEDTNCKSEGLRHRRIYRRRSSNNKCTEEGNYRSTTGIKGHINSLLDMVVPRSKSKSPSKSPSIEEPKPPLPKLCAPSSINGYKNKKKKQRNINKKRLR, translated from the exons ATGAGAATGGTCCCATTACAGTTCTTGGAAGTCCAATCGGGTTTGAACCCGGGGAGCTCGACTTCGGAGCCCAGTAA ACCGATTGGGGTTCCCGTACTTCGAAAAGTACGAATTCACAATTTAAATGCTGAAAGTAGCATACAAATGCTTTCTGTCTCGGGGAATACGATACATTTTCATTGTTCATTCTTCGCAGCAAAG GTGATACCTCCATTGGGAAATACTACGTTCGATGTTGTTTTTCTTAGCCGAGAAAAGAAAGGACCGGTGGAGAACACGCTCTATGTGCACACTTCTGCGGGTAGTTTTCGTTTCAACGTGAAAGCTCGAGGTGCGGGGGATCCCTATGGATTAGGTCCTATGACGGGAATTAAGTTACCCTTGAATACGACTTATAATCGAACAATATCCCTTCATAATCCGGGTCCAGAGCCTATTCAAGTCCTGGAAATGATATCTTCAGGAAGTAATGATCTCAGCTTGGTATCGCCTGACGGTGAAATAGAAAGACCTGAAAACTCATGGACCATTCCTCCATTCACTACTAAAGTTCTTATGCTAGCAAAATTCTTTgcaagaaaggaaaaaaactatACGGCTTACATCCGTATCCGCACAAATGCAACATTCTATCCTGGAAAGTTCCTTTATGTTCCATTTGAGGCACTGGTAGTTGAAAATGTTGGAATATTTGCTCCAGATCCTTTATTGGATTTTGGAACTTTTGTTCTTGGAATCAAGGAAGAGCCAGTTTCTAAAGACTGTAATGTATATAGTACAAGTTTCAAAAAAGCTATGCAAATACATCTAAGATTTGAAGAAAATCTTCGACCCAAATATATTGCCCCTCATCTCCCTCTTGCTTCCCCCTACCTAACATCAGTGGCCACCTTTTCCTTCACTCCTTTTAAAGAAGGTTTATTTGAAGGATTTATTGAAATCAGTACATTGGATAAATTGTATAAAGTTATTTGGAAATATAGGGCTTTGGTTCTTAATGGTTCCCTATCTTATGATAAAAATTCTACATCCTTCTATGTTGGAGATGAGTCGAATCAATTTTTACAGAGAAAGTTTTCTTTAAAGAACAATTTTAAAGTACCTGTAAAAATTACTGgtttaaaaaagctttataaaTCATCTCATCCATCTCTACAAAGTTTTCATCCGGTCGTATTGTCACCTTATGAAAAGAAAGATATTCTAGTCATTACTTATAATATGTCTAAAGATATTGACAAGGAAGATTTAATTCAAGAATCAACTATACACATATTAActgatgtatataatttgaatgttacatttaatatttatgatggTAAAATTCAGAAG TACTTACCCGATTCCCCTAGTCAAGAATATTTAGATTTTGGAAGTCTCGGAATGGCTGTTACCCGTGACTCAGCATTCATTTTGACAAATCGTAATCCGGTTAAcgtttcaattttgaaaatgaactcAAATTGTTCCGGGTGTTCCTTAGAGTGCTCAGAAGAACTATGGAAGAAGATTCTCGCTGGTGAAAGTATAACTTTTTGCCTCAGAATTGTAACATCGGAGAATGAAGGATCCGTCCAagctcaaatttttataaaaacagaatATGAGTCTTTAACTATTCCACTCAAGTATAGAGTTGTGCGTGGATCATTGACAACTGTTCCTGAAGACTTGGAATTCGATCCTGTTTTTcct GGGGAAAAGGCTGAACTCAAATTAACTGTTTATTCATCTTTCGCTCAAGAAATGATAACAAGTGATGTGAATACTATTCCGAAAGATAATAGTTTTACTTTTCAACATGGAGTACTCAGAGGACGAAACGTAATCATGTCTGTTGAGAAGAGTTACAttggaaaagtaatatttgatcCAGCCCAAGAATGCAGAATGACACAGTCATGCTATGTTGGATTTGAAATGGGGAGCAAGC TTGGCCAATTTTGGTTATCAGCGTTCAATACTACTACGAGAATGGAAATAATGGAAATAACcgaaattattgttaaaattctTAGACAGagatatattttctctttgaatTCCCAAAAGACATCAACTGACTTTTATTATGATGATTTTATTTCTCGGAATCTACCATCCTTAGTCAATAACGTCACATTGAGTCTCAACACCAATCAAATCAGAGGATTTTTGTTTAGAGCCAAAACTAAAATGATTTGGCCATTTGTAGTtcaggaagaaaaaattaacttttcctATACACAAATCGGGAATTCATCCGTCGGTTActgtaatttgaaaaatccaagttCTGTATATCCACTTTTTGTTCATTTAGTTACAGTACCAAGGGAAGAGTCTCCCTTTCAAATCCTTGCTCTTGAATCCGAAGAACCTATTCAAGGACTACCTCACTCgactcaaaaaaattcaaagtcttttATTCTTCCACCTAGCAATTCCGTTAGAGTCAAATTACTGTTTCGTCCTACTAAAGTATTCGCTGAAGCAGATAATTTATTAGTACGGAATAATTTAACGGGAGGAGAGGTTGTTTGGTTAGTTGGACATGGATCAAAGCCATCATTCAGATTTGATTTTTGGGACACGACTAGTGAAAGAGTTAAAGGGCCCATTGGTactttagaatttaaaattactgAAAAAGATCTGAAAGTGTGTGGTCAATCTGGACAACTTGAACATTCCTATCAAGCATTAACTGTGCGGAATTCTTTTAATGCCAAAAATATTGGTCAAGTTCCCATATGGATTCTTGGATTTTATATTGGAGAATACCCTTGTGAAGGAAATGGTTTTAAAGTTATGGATTGTAAACCTTTTCGTCTTGATCCTAACTCTGCCAGGGATATCGATATTGCATTTACTCCTGATTTCACTGTTAGTTATGTGATGCAAAACCTTCATATTAATTCAACTTTGAATAAAGAACTACTGAACTACACGCTAAGGGCTTCCATTCCTGCAAGTATGCTCTCTGTGTGCGCAGCTGTTCTTCCACGACCCATTTGGGAAACAtggatatattatattcttaatattgGACTGTTTCTAGTTTTCTTTGGTGTTCTGTTCGCAGCAATATTTGAAGCAGATTGTATTTGGTCCTTTTATGATAGCTCTACTACATCTAGTGTAAGCGAAGTTCCGAAATTTGAAGATGTCGAAGATATTGAATATCCTGAAGATACAAATTGTAAATCAGAAGGCTTAAGACACAGGAGAATTTATCGAAGAAGGTcttctaataataaatgtacTGAAGAGGGGAATTATCGTTCAACTACTGGTATCAAAGGACATATAAACTCTTTATTGGATATGGTTGTGCCTAGGTCGAAATCGAAGTCCCCTTCGAAATCTCCATCTATTGAGGAACCTAAACCTCCTCTTCCAAAGTTGTGTGCTCCCTCTTCTATTAAtgggtataaaaataaaaagaagaaacagagaaatattaacaaaaaaaggcTTAGATGA